A genomic stretch from Halococcus saccharolyticus DSM 5350 includes:
- a CDS encoding AzlD family protein produces the protein MGSALALDPAVLTLIAGMAVVTYATKAGGLWLVGRVDLSERAEAGLDVLPGAVVVAFVAPALANGGVPEWVAAAATVAVARKTGNLLLSLAVGVGTVLAVRQVV, from the coding sequence ATGGGTAGCGCGCTCGCACTCGACCCGGCAGTGCTCACCCTCATCGCCGGAATGGCCGTCGTCACGTACGCCACCAAGGCCGGCGGACTCTGGCTGGTCGGCCGTGTCGACCTCTCAGAACGGGCCGAAGCCGGACTCGACGTCCTTCCGGGTGCGGTCGTCGTCGCGTTCGTCGCACCCGCACTCGCGAACGGCGGCGTTCCCGAATGGGTCGCCGCGGCCGCCACCGTCGCTGTCGCCCGCAAGACTGGGAACCTGCTGCTGTCGCTCGCCGTCGGCGTCGGGACCGTGCTGGCGGTCAGGCAGGTCGTGTAG
- a CDS encoding acyl-CoA dehydrogenase has protein sequence MDFSLSTEQKQIEEMVTEFVDEEIKPRAAEIDHEDEFPHDLVDEMAELGLMGMPFPEEYGGAGLDYHSYAIGLSEISRGSGGLGTVVAAHISLAGNMLYEFGSEAQKEEYLTPLAEGRDVGAFALSEAGAGSDVPAMETTAEKEGDEYVIDGGKLWISNGSVADTVTLFAKTDPDAGNKGISSFVVRPDEDDGFHVEGTEDKLGDKGCPTAELRFDGMAIPEERRLGEEGRGFVHALKTLNGGRITIAARGVGIAQAALDEALQYSQDREQFDQPISDFQTIQHKLADMDTKLQAAKLLMHQAADLKIRGEDYRKEAAQAKLYASEISREVANEGIQIHGGYGYTKDFPAERFYRDAKLNEIYEGTSEVLRNTIAQQLLD, from the coding sequence ATGGACTTCAGTCTCTCGACCGAGCAAAAACAGATCGAGGAGATGGTGACGGAGTTCGTCGACGAGGAGATCAAACCCCGCGCGGCGGAGATCGACCACGAGGACGAGTTCCCGCACGACCTCGTCGACGAGATGGCAGAGTTGGGACTCATGGGGATGCCGTTCCCCGAGGAGTACGGCGGAGCGGGACTCGACTACCACTCCTACGCGATCGGCCTGTCGGAGATTTCACGGGGATCGGGCGGGCTCGGTACCGTGGTCGCCGCCCACATCAGTCTCGCTGGCAACATGCTCTACGAGTTCGGGTCTGAAGCCCAGAAAGAAGAGTACCTGACGCCGCTCGCCGAGGGACGAGACGTTGGCGCGTTCGCGCTCTCGGAGGCGGGCGCGGGCAGCGACGTGCCCGCGATGGAGACCACGGCGGAGAAAGAGGGCGACGAGTACGTGATCGACGGCGGCAAGCTCTGGATTTCCAATGGGTCGGTCGCCGACACCGTCACCCTGTTCGCGAAGACCGATCCCGACGCGGGCAACAAGGGGATCTCCTCGTTCGTCGTCCGCCCCGACGAGGACGACGGGTTCCACGTCGAGGGCACCGAGGACAAACTCGGCGACAAGGGCTGTCCGACCGCCGAACTCCGCTTCGACGGAATGGCCATTCCCGAGGAACGGCGGCTCGGCGAGGAAGGTCGCGGGTTCGTCCACGCGCTCAAGACACTCAACGGCGGCCGGATAACGATCGCCGCCCGCGGGGTCGGGATCGCCCAGGCCGCCCTCGACGAGGCGCTCCAGTATTCGCAGGACCGCGAACAGTTCGACCAGCCCATCAGCGACTTTCAGACGATTCAGCACAAGCTCGCCGACATGGACACCAAACTCCAGGCCGCCAAGCTGTTGATGCACCAAGCGGCCGATCTGAAGATCCGTGGCGAGGACTACAGAAAGGAGGCCGCCCAGGCGAAGCTCTACGCCAGCGAGATCAGCAGAGAGGTCGCGAACGAGGGCATCCAGATCCACGGCGGCTACGGCTACACCAAGGACTTCCCCGCCGAGCGGTTCTACCGGGACGCCAAGCTCAACGAGATCTACGAAGGGACGAGCGAAGTCCTCAGAAACACGATCGCCCAGCAGCTGCTCGACTGA
- the cysE gene encoding serine O-acetyltransferase, which produces MLSFLDRIREDVRTAFAKDPAAKSTIEVLLTYPGLHAIWTYRIANALWKRDHRLAGRLLSHFARFLTGVEIHPGAEIGDRFFIDHGAGIVIGETSEIGDDAMLYQGVTLGGDSLEDKKRHPTLEDGATVGSNATVLGPITIGEGASVGAGAVVLESVPPNCTVVGNPAKLVGECQEDESIELGSGFPD; this is translated from the coding sequence ATGCTCTCGTTTCTCGACCGAATTCGAGAGGACGTCCGGACGGCGTTCGCCAAGGACCCTGCGGCGAAGAGCACGATCGAGGTGCTCCTCACGTATCCGGGGCTCCACGCCATCTGGACCTACCGGATCGCCAACGCTCTCTGGAAGCGCGACCACCGCCTCGCCGGGCGGCTACTCTCCCATTTCGCCCGCTTTCTCACCGGCGTCGAGATCCATCCGGGAGCCGAGATCGGCGACCGCTTTTTCATCGATCACGGTGCCGGCATCGTGATCGGGGAAACCTCCGAGATCGGCGACGACGCGATGCTCTATCAGGGTGTGACCCTCGGTGGGGACTCGCTGGAAGACAAAAAGCGCCATCCGACGCTCGAAGACGGCGCGACCGTCGGCTCGAACGCAACAGTACTGGGCCCGATCACCATCGGCGAGGGCGCGAGCGTCGGAGCCGGAGCCGTAGTATTAGAGTCGGTACCGCCGAACTGCACCGTCGTCGGCAACCCCGCGAAGCTCGTCGGCGAGTGTCAGGAAGACGAATCGATCGAACTCGGCAGCGGCTTTCCCGACTAA